ATCGCCGCCGCCGAGCAGGACACCGCCGGCCTGATCGACGCGGTGGTGGTGGGCGAACCGCAGCTCTACCCGCCGGCCCCGGCGGGCATGGTGATCCAGCAGGGCGCAACGGTGCAGCCGGTGACCGGGCTGCCGCTGTACGACTACTTCACCTACGCCAACCTGCTGCAGCCCTGCGCCGCGCAGGCGCCGTCGAACGCGAGCCAGCCCTACGGGGTCACCGTACTCGCGACGCAGGCCGCCAACCGCTGCGCCGCGCTGGCCGGAGCCGGACTGGTCACAGGCGCCACCACCGCCGAGCAGGCGGAAGACGCCAAGCTGCGCTTGCGCGCCTACGGCTGGCTACCCGATTCCGACCTGCTGCACGCGTCGCACTTCGGCCTGAACGCGACAATGGGCGTGGCGCTGACCTATGCCAACGCGTATGCCAAGGCGTCGGTGACCGACATGCTGTGCGGCTACAGTTTCGCGACCACCAACGCCTCGGGCGTGCCGACCGCGCCGGCCACTTCGCCGATGGCGAAGATCTTCGGGCTTGGCAACGGCGTGCCGCCGACTTCGGGCATCAACGTGGTGACCGCGCTCGCCAGCAACGGCCCGATCAACTACACGCTGGCCGCCTCGCCCAGCACCGGCAAGGCGGACTACGACTTTGACGGCGCGCAGTGCCTGCGCAAGCTGCTCACCACCAATGCCACGGTGCAGAAGAGCGTCGGCGAGATCCGCCGCAGTGCCGACCTGCATGGCAAGCCGGCGCTGATCGTGCACGGCCGCAGCGATGCGCTGGTGCCGGTGAACCACAGCTCGCGTGCCTACTACGCGGCGAACCAGATCGTCGAAGGCGCGAAGTCGGGGTTGCACTACATCGAGGTCACCAACGCCAACCACTTCGACGCCTTCTTGTCAGTGCCCGGCTACGACACGCGGCTGATTCCGCTGCACTACTACGGCCAGCAGGCGCTCAACGCGATGTGGGCGCATCTGAAGCAAGGCGCGGCCCTGCCGCCCTCGCAGGTGGTGCGCACCACGCCTCGCGGCGGCAGCCCTGGCGCCGCGCCGGCCATCGCGAGCAGCAACCTGCCGCCGATCCAGGCCAGCCCGGCGGCCGCCGATGCCATCACCGTCGCCGGCAAGACGCTGACGGTGCCGGACTGAGCGCCCACCTCTCTCCAGTGGTGTCTTGAGCTTCGGGCAAGCCCCGGCTTGCCCGCCCTTTTTCTGACTCTTTCGCACCGGCGTGCCGAGGGCTGTGCCGCCGGGCAAGGAAGGCTTCATGGAAGGCGTGATTCTGCAAACCGTAGACCTGTGCAAGGCCTTCAAGGGCTTTACCGCGGTCGACAAGGTGAACCTCTCGGTGCGGCGCGGCGACATCCACGCCCTGATCGGCCCCAACGGCGCCGGCAAGACGACGGTGTTCAACCTGCTCACGAAATTCCTGCCGCCGACGTCGGGGCAGATCCTCTTCAAGGGCGAGGACATCACCCGCGAAGCGCCGGCTGAAGTCGCGCTGCGCGGCGTGATCCGCTCTTTCCAGATCTCGGCGGTGTTCCCGCACCTGACGGTGCTGGAAAACGTACGCGTCGCGCTGCAGCGCAAGCTCGGGCTGACCTATCACTTCTGGCGGCCGGACACGGCGCTGAAGGCGCTCGACGAACGGGCGATGGCGCTGCTTGAAGAAGTCGGCCTCGCCGACTTCGCGCGCACGGTGACGATCGAGCTCGCCTACG
This region of Niveibacterium umoris genomic DNA includes:
- a CDS encoding D-(-)-3-hydroxybutyrate oligomer hydrolase, translated to MHHTRYTVAGACICAALAGCGTDHYTPQEDLNTRPAWLSASVTRADYDGASDDLLTAGLGVSGLKLATAPAIADPANPTSAELRRLAIYTNYRALVDITVNGGFSRLYGPNIDLTGNDTLGEGKIAGTEYLAYTDDGSGHDNVALMVQVPASFDAKSPCIVTATSSGSRGVYGAISAAGEWGLKRGCAVAYTDKGSGNGAHELDSNTVTLLDGRLTKADVAGKNAHFAADLTDAARQAFSTTNPFRYAFKHAHSQRNPEKDWGRYTLNAVEFAFWVLNERYGTPATYTPGALVRTVVPSNTLVIAASVSNGGGAAIAAAEQDTAGLIDAVVVGEPQLYPPAPAGMVIQQGATVQPVTGLPLYDYFTYANLLQPCAAQAPSNASQPYGVTVLATQAANRCAALAGAGLVTGATTAEQAEDAKLRLRAYGWLPDSDLLHASHFGLNATMGVALTYANAYAKASVTDMLCGYSFATTNASGVPTAPATSPMAKIFGLGNGVPPTSGINVVTALASNGPINYTLAASPSTGKADYDFDGAQCLRKLLTTNATVQKSVGEIRRSADLHGKPALIVHGRSDALVPVNHSSRAYYAANQIVEGAKSGLHYIEVTNANHFDAFLSVPGYDTRLIPLHYYGQQALNAMWAHLKQGAALPPSQVVRTTPRGGSPGAAPAIASSNLPPIQASPAAADAITVAGKTLTVPD
- a CDS encoding ABC transporter ATP-binding protein; protein product: MEGVILQTVDLCKAFKGFTAVDKVNLSVRRGDIHALIGPNGAGKTTVFNLLTKFLPPTSGQILFKGEDITREAPAEVALRGVIRSFQISAVFPHLTVLENVRVALQRKLGLTYHFWRPDTALKALDERAMALLEEVGLADFARTVTIELAYGRKRALEIATTLAVDPELMLLDEPTQGMGGEDVARITELIRKVAANRTVLMVEHNMKVIASIADRITVLQRGAVLAEGSYAEVSNNPAVMEAYMGTAHA